The region GGAGCATGAAAATAAGGCGCACGGTTTGGACGATGACGGGATACACTATGTGTACCAGGTGGTGCGCCTGTGGGAAGTGACACGGGATGCCGTGCTCAGCCGGGGGCTGGTCGGGCTGTACCCGCTGTTGCCACTGATGCAGGATGCCGTCGGCGATACGCCGGACACGGTGATGCAGCAGGCGCTGGAACGGATCACGGCCGCGGCGGTGGAGGATACGGCGCTCGAGCAGGATTTGATTGCAGTGCTGGGGATTATCGGCGGGGAGAAATACGGGCCGGATGTTATCCGGCGCTATGTCAGGAGGGAAATGCTGATGCAGTCTCAGGTGTACAGGGAATGGATTGCCGAGGATATCCGCGAGGCGAAAGCCCAGGCTACTGTGGAAGTACTGCGGGAGAATATCCTGGACGTACTGGCGGAGCGCTTTACCGTGGTCAGGCAGCCGTTGCGGGCTAAAGTTCTTGCGGTGGAGGATGTGGGTGTGCTGAAAGCACTTCACAAACTGAGTATAAAGGCAGCCAGTCTGGAAGAGTTTGACCGCCAGCTGGATGAATTGATTTCAGCGTAAAAACAGCCGGCTGCAGCCGGCTGTTTTCTTAGGGGATGGGTGGCGTGGTTGCTGTACAGCAACCGGTGAAAAAAGTTACATGAACTTATGAAAAGTAAATCCAGTATTTTTGCGGGTTGGAGGCTATTATTACTAGGCTGGGATAGGCTGGAAAATTGATTCTTAATCAGTAGGTTATAGGTTCGATTCCTACGTGGGTCACCAGTAAAATCAAGGGGTATCAAGGCTTTTCGGCATTTTGATGCGCCTTGATTTTTTATATTATGTTTTAACATCAAGACCCCTTTAAGGGGGAGCTAGAGTGACAACTGCGGCTGGCGGAACACAAAGCACTTAAGGTGCCGCTAGTAACACGCCCTTATAGGGGCTGTTACTAGCGTAATAAGTGTTCGTGACTCGCATTGAAAATTGCTACCTGAAGCGTGTCGCGCACAGCTGATCGGTGCTACTGGGGCTGCAATACTGCCGGAAAAGTGTCAGGTTGCTCGTATAATGAACATAGCCGCCGGAAGATGCAGTACGTTGTTCTAGCGGTTTGGTAGAAAGTTCCGGTGGTAATCATTGACTGAAAAACACCATCCTACTGCATTCACAGTAGGATGGTGTTCAACTATCTTTCTAAATAAAAATTATTGTGCCAAGGATGCCAGCCTTTTTTACCTATGAATATTTCATTCCTAGGCATTTCCTTGCCGTCTTTATAAAGATCAAAGTCGACGGTTTCTCCACCTCTAACCTTGAAGTCAATGCCGTCAAGTCCGCGGCCAGTAAAACGAAAGCGGATTGTTTTATGGTCACGGTCTACTTTAACGTAATCACCATTTTCCAGTTGTTTTTGCTCAATGTTGTAGAAACGTCCATCAGTTTGGATAATACCGGAGAAAACATGTTGGTGGCCCAAGTTAGTTGATCTTATGTGGAGTTCATCATTGTGATCATGCCAGATAAATAAACCGGGCGCTCTCATCATTACCCCTAAGGGGGTTTGGTACGGTTGGCCTTCGGAACGATCACTCCACGCCAGCGCATTTCCGGATAACATAACTAAAACAAATGTGGTAACCATTAAAAACGATAGCTTTTTCATACAACATCTCCTCGTATAATAGAATTAGATCCACCGGATAGCGTAATTTCCAGTAAGGAAACACATATTCCGGGGAACCGGTTCCCAATTCTGAAGAAGCTCTTTTTACCCCGAAATATTATCCACATTCAGCCTGTAATGCGCGCGGTTATAGGTTGTGGTTAATTCCTTCTATGGTTAAAGACGCTTTTTCAGAATGGATTAATAAACTTCAACTGAATAAGAACACTGATTGAAGTCAGCAATTCTTACTTTGGCGTCAATTTGATACGCCCGGGGCACAGGCCCAATTCCAGAGTTGCTACAATTCAACAGTGATTGAAACCGGCCAGCCGGAGTATGTATATGCTCCCTGTCGCTGGCTGGTTTTTTACTGCCTTTTTTACTCATTACCTACCTTGAATCTTGGACTTGCTCATGGGACAATGGGATCGACAGGTACTTTTCGGGAGATTTCTTCTCCTCCTTGCGGATCCACACTGGATACTGCTGTAGAAAGCCGGCTACCCGTGGTCCATCATCGAGTATCTAACCGCTAGTTGCACCAGTCTGGAAACTGGGGGTAGCACCCACACTGTCTGTTTCCTGTACATGAGTTCTGATGACGAGGCTGCTTTAGATGGTTCCCATGGGCACCCAGGTCTGAGAAGTATTTGATTATTTATCCGAAGGGAGGTGTGGATTATGGCTAATCTTATGGTAGGCATTGACGTTAGCCTCCGCTCTCATTCTGTACAGTTCATGAATGATTGTGGGGATGCTTTAGAATCTTTTAGCATTCCTAATAACCTGATAGGCGCTCAAACTCTACTTGAACGTATTCTTCAATCGGCTCAAAAACTTCAATCTGAACTTATTCGTGTAGGCATGGAAGCCACTTCGAATCTTGGTTGGCATTTGGCTCATTTCCTTAAAGCTAACCTCCATCAAACCCAAGGTTCCAAAGCTCAGGTCTTTGTCCTTAATGCTAGAAAAGTGGCTCGTTTTAAGAAAGGCTATGATACTCTTCCTAAGAACGACCGCATTGATGCCTGGGTGATTGCAGATCAACTTCGGTTTGGCCGTCTTCCACATGAGTTGACTTCTACTATTCAATTTGAGGCTCTCCAGCGTTTGACCCGAACCCGCTTTCACCTTATGCAAAATATCGCCCGCGATAAAACCTACTTTCTCAATCAAGTCTTTTTGAAATTTAGTGGGCTTCGCCAAGATAATCCCTTTTCCAATATGTTTGGCTCTACTTGTTTAGCTGTTTTGCAAGAACTTGAACCTGAACAGATTGTCTCTATGTCCATTACAGAGTTAGTAGACTTTTTGAAGGAAAAAGGGAAGAATCGCTTTGACGATCCGGAGCAATTGGCTTCTTTCTTGCAAAAACTTGCCCGCTCGTCTTATCGTCTTGATAAAGCTATGGCTGATCCTGTTAATCTCTCATTATCCGTTATGCTCAGTGTTATTCAGACTATGGAAAAAGAAATTGCCAAACTGGATAAAGAGATTGAAAAAATCATGAAGTCCATTCCCGAAACCTTATCATCTGTGAAAGGGATTGGGCCGGTCTTTGCCGCCGGTATTATCGCCGAAATTAGCGATATCGCTCGCTTTTCTCACCACAATTCTCTTGCTAAGTATGCTGGACTTGTTTGGTCTCAGTACCAATCGGGAGAGTTTGAAAGTGAGGAAACCAAGCGAGTTCGTACAGGCAATAAATATCTGAGGTATTATCTAATACAGGCAGCTAACCTCGTTCGTCGATATGACAGTGAGTATGCTGCTTTTTACGCCGAAAAATATGCCCAAGCATTCAAGCATCATCACAAACGTGCTCTCGTCTTAACTGCCCGAAAACTGGTACGGTTGGTCTTTATGCTACTAAAGACCAAGCAACTGTACACACCGCCTGAGAGGAGAGGTTAGTTTTTTCTTCTAATTGGCAGCCTTTAAAATACCTCATCTTTCTTACATAATTTGGTAGTTAAGGTGAGGTTTATTTGGTATACCCTTTTTTAGGCTAACTTCTAATTTCTCGTTATCTTTTTTCCAATTTTTCAGTTTTTCCATATTGACATTTTACCGCTAGGCTTTATATGGATTTAAAACCATAGTAAGGCAAATATATGACAAATGTATGACAAAGGGACGATTTAGCAAAACAATCTCTTTTTCATTGAAAACAGAAAGTTTCAACAATAGATATTGACTTTGATCTTGCAAGGCAGATTATAGTCAACTGCAATTGATATTTTTGAGTCTGATGGCATTTCTGTAGTTTCTGTAATTTTGAAATAAAGGAATTGGTGGTAGATAAAAATGCAGTTGCCTATTGAGTAGCCCTCAGGAACACCGGGGGCATTTTTGTTTGTAAAAATGACTACTCAGTCATAATTTTGTCACATTTTCGAATTATAATCCAAACAGGAAAATAAAGGAGGATACCATGCAGGAATTGTAATAAAACTTTCCTGAATTTGTAACTAATTTGTAACAATTAATAAGTGTTGTTTTGGTAAGATTTAAATATTTATCAGCTTTGAACAATTCATAGTGAGGCAGGTGCTTCTCTATTTAAAATAGATTTTCCCCTATTATAAACACTTTTTGTACCCAGTGGCAATATGTTACTGGTTTTTTTTTTTGCGTCCATTTTCGAAGGATACCCGCAGGGGATAGTTTACTAAGATTATTATGCTTCAGCGTAGAATTACTTCTGGTAACAATAATCTTATGACGGTTCTTAATTATAGTGCTAGCTAAAGGACTAGGGCGGCTGTAGCAAAGCTGCTGCATATCTCATACTATATAATATCTTAACGTACTACATAGTAAAGGAGGAATATTTATGGGTTTTGGTTTTGGTGGCTGTGGTGGTCGTAGTAACAGTTGGGTCATAATTATCATTATAATTATTTTACTGTTTTGTTGTTTCGAGGATGACTGCTGTTCACCATGCGATTAATTGTCCGCAATATACAAACATGGTTGCTGACAAGAAACAATAAGCAGGCGTGTTAGCCTGCTTATTGTTTCTTGTCTTTGTATCCACGGAATGGATACTGTAGCGGGGTATTTATTTTCTTTTATTTTATAGTATGCTGTATTGATTCTATATAGTATCCAATAAAGATTTACAGGCGTGTTGTTAGTATAAGCGTAAGTCAAGCGCCAGCGGTGGAGCGTTACTAACAACACGCCTAGAAAAAATCTTTATTGGATTTCATATAGCTGAACCGGTTCCCTATCCTGATGAGAATTAAATTTTCTGAAAATAC is a window of Sporomusaceae bacterium ACPt DNA encoding:
- a CDS encoding IS110 family transposase ISDha12, with translation MANLMVGIDVSLRSHSVQFMNDCGDALESFSIPNNLIGAQTLLERILQSAQKLQSELIRVGMEATSNLGWHLAHFLKANLHQTQGSKAQVFVLNARKVARFKKGYDTLPKNDRIDAWVIADQLRFGRLPHELTSTIQFEALQRLTRTRFHLMQNIARDKTYFLNQVFLKFSGLRQDNPFSNMFGSTCLAVLQELEPEQIVSMSITELVDFLKEKGKNRFDDPEQLASFLQKLARSSYRLDKAMADPVNLSLSVMLSVIQTMEKEIAKLDKEIEKIMKSIPETLSSVKGIGPVFAAGIIAEISDIARFSHHNSLAKYAGLVWSQYQSGEFESEETKRVRTGNKYLRYYLIQAANLVRRYDSEYAAFYAEKYAQAFKHHHKRALVLTARKLVRLVFMLLKTKQLYTPPERRG